Proteins encoded in a region of the Populus nigra chromosome 3, ddPopNigr1.1, whole genome shotgun sequence genome:
- the LOC133689132 gene encoding regulatory-associated protein of TOR 1 isoform X1, with protein MALGDLMASRFSSQSPVAFVSNHYDHYPSSHEDDATDVARRDDNNNSNNNRDRDSDTASTSNYGGGNATASTTATTTTSTAYLPQTVVLCELRHEAFEASVPTGPSDSGLVSKWRPKDRMKTGYVALVLCLNISVDPPDVIKISPCARMECWTDPLSMAPQKALETIGKNLSIQYERWQPKARYKVQLDPTVDEVKKLCNTCRKYAKSERVLFHYNGHGVPKPTANGEIWLFNKSYTQYIPLPVSDLDSWLRTPSIYVFDCSAAGMVVNAFLELHDWNASGSAGSTRDCILLAACEAHETLPQSDEFPADVFTSCLTTPIKMALKWFYRRSLLCDSLDYSLIDKIPGRQNDRKTLLGELNWIFTAVTDTIAWNVLPRDLFQKLFRQDLLVASLFRNFLLAERIMRSANCSPISHPMLPPTHQHHMWDAWDMAAEICLSQLPSLVEDPNAEFQPSPFFTEQLTAFEVWLDHGFEHKKPPEQLPIVLQVLLSQCHRFRALVLLGRFLDMGRWAVDLALSVGIFPYVLKLLQTTTPELRQILVFIWTKILALDKSCQVDLVKDGGHTYFIRFLDSLEAYPEQRAMAAFVLAVIVDGHRRGQEACIKAGLIHVCLKHLQGSVPNDTPPEPLFLQWLCLCLGKLWEDFTEAQILGLQADSPAIYAPLLLEPQPEVRASAAFALATLLDVGGDVCRDGATGDDEFDDDEKIRAEISIVKSLLSAVSDGSPLVRAEVAVALARFAFGHKQHLKSIAASYWKPQSNSLLNSLPSLGHIKATGSGHANPNQYVPHASIVSSQFGPLTRVGSDSPSVVRDGRASTSSPTTAGIMHGSPLSDDSSLHSDSGILNDIVSNGEVLHSRPKPLDNALYSQCVLAMCTLAKDPSPRIASLGRRVLSIIGIEQVVTKSVNSTGSSGPKTSSPSLAGLARSSSWFDMHAGHIPLTFRTPPVSPPRSSYLTGMRRVCSLEFRPHLMNSPDSGLADPLLASVGSSGSTERSLLPQSTIYNWSCGHFSKPLLTTPDDTEEILVRREEREKFALEHIAMCQHSSVSNLNNRIASWDTKFETGTKTALLQPFSPIVVAADENERIRVWNYEEATLLNGFDNHDFPDRGVSKLCLVNELDDSLLLVASCDGNIRIWKDYTVKGKQKLVTAFSSIQGHKPGVRSLNAVVDWQQQSGYLYASGEISSIMLWDLDKEQLIHSIPSSSDCSVSAMSASQVHGGQFTAGFVDGSVKLYDVRTPEMLVCATRPHTENVEKVVGIGFHPGLDPGKIVSASQAGDMKFLDMRNYRDPYLTIKAHRGSLTALAVHRHAPIIASGSAKQIIKLFSLNGEPLGSIRYHLTIMAQKIGPVSCLTFHPYQVLLAAGATDALFSIYADDNTQAR; from the exons ATGGCATTGGGAGATTTAATGGCGTCAAGATTCTCCTCACAATCTCCAGTTGCTTTTGTATCGAACCATTATGATCATTATCCGTCAAGTCACGAAGATGATGCTACTGATGTAGCCAGAAgagatgacaataataatagtaataataatagagaTAGAGATTCTGATACTGCTAGCACTAGTAATTACGGCGGAGGCAATGCCACGGCAAGCACCACCGCCACAACCACTACTAGTACGGCGTATTTGCCGCAGACTGTTGTTTTGTGTGAGCTTAGACACGAGGCATTTGAAGCTTCTGTGCCTACCGGTCCGTCTGATAGTGGACTCGTTTCGAAATGGCGGCCCAAGGACCGA ATGAAGACTGGATATGTAGCTCTAGTTTTGTGTTTAAACATCAGTGTTGATCCTCCGGATGTAATAAAGATATCCCCTTGTGCCAGAATGGAGTGCTGGACAG ATCCACTTTCAATGGCACCTCAAAAAGCTCTTGAAACAATTGGAAAAAACTTAAGCATTCAGTATGAAAGGTGGCAACCTAAG GCTCGCTACAAGGTTCAACTTGATCCTACTGTTGATGAAGTGAAGAAACTTTGTAATACATGCCGAAAATATGCCAAGTCTGAGAGAGTTTTGTTTCATTACAATGGACATGGTGTTCCAAAGCCAACTGCTAACGGTGAAATCTGGCTATTCAATAAG AGTTATACACAATACATTCCCTTGCCAGTCAGTGATCTTGATTCCTGGCTGAGAACACCGTCAATCTATGTTTTTGATTGCTCTGCTGCTGGGATGGTAGTCAATGCATTTCTGGAG CTTCATGACTGGAATGCTTCTGGCTCTGCTGGATCCACGCGGGATTGCATTTTGCTTGCAGCCTGTGAAGCACATGAGACTTTGCCACAAAGTGATGAATTTCCTGCTGATGTGTTCACTTCATGCCTCACCACTCCTATCAAGATGGCATTGAAATG GTTCTACAGACGTTCACTACTTTGTGACTCCCTTGACTACtcattaattgataaaattcctGGCCGGCAAAATGATCGTAAAACGCTTCTGGGAGAATTGAACTGGATCTTTACTGCAGTGACAGACACAATTGCTTGGAATGTTCTTCCTCGTG ATCTTTTCCAGAAGTTGTTCAGGCAAGATTTGCTAGTTGCCAGTCTGTTCAGAAATTTTTTGCTTGCTGAAAGAATTATGCGTTCGGCAAATTGTTCTCCAATTTCTCATCCAATGTTGCCACCAACCCATCAGCATCATATGTG GGATGCATGGGATATGGCTGCTGAAATTTGCCTCTCTCAGCTTCCATCTCTGGTCGAGGATCCAAATGCAGAATTCCAG CCGAGTCCTTTTTTTACTGAACAACTGACGGCTTTTGAGGTGTGGTTGGACCATGGATTTGAACATAAGAAGCCACCCGAGCAGTTGCCTATTGTTCTTCAG GTTCTGCTAAGTCAATGTCATCGGTTCCGAGCACTGGTGCTTCTAGGGAGATTCCTTGATATGGGACGCTGGGCAGTGGATCTG gcttTATCTGTTGGAATATTTCCATATGTTTTGAAGCTGTTGCAAACAACAACACCAGAACTAAGGCAAATTCTTGTATTCATATGGACAAAAATTCTAGCGCTTGATAAG TCATGCCAGGTTGATCTTGTTAAGGATGGGGGGCATACATATTTTATTAGGTTTCTCGACAGCTTGGAAGCATATCCAGAACAGCGTGCAATGGCTGCATTTGTTTTGGCTGTTATTGTTGATGGACACAGACGGGGCCAGGAAGCCTGTATTAAAGCTGGTTTGATTCATGTGTGCTTGAAGCACCTTCAAGGTTCAGTGCCAAATGACACACCACCTGAACCCTTGTTTCTTCAGTGGCTTTGCCTCTGCCTGGGAAAGCTGTGGGAGGATTTCACAGAGGCTCAGATACTAGGTCTGCAGGCTGACTCCCCAGCAATATATGCTCCTCTACTGTTGGAGCCCCAACCAGAG GTTAGGGCTTCTGCTGCATTTGCACTGGCCACCTTGCTTGATGTTGGGGGTGATGTCTGCAGGGATGGTGCTACTGGAGATGatgagtttgatgatgatgaaaaaattagAGCTGAAATTAGTATTGTTAAAAGTCTATTAAGTGCTGTTTCAGATGGAAGTCCTCTGGTCAGGGCGGAGGTTGCTGTAG CTCTGGCACGCTTTGCATTTGGCCACAAACAGCACCTCAAGTCAATTGCTGCCTCCTATTGGAAACCTCAGTCTAattctctactcaactcattACCTTCTTTGGGCCATATAAAAGCTACAGGTAGTGGACATGCCAACCCTAATCAGTATGTGCCACATGCAAGTATTGTTTCATCTCAATTTGGCCCTCTGACAAGAGTTGGTAGTGACAGCCCATCCGTGGTTCGAGATGGAAGGGCTTCCACTAGCAGTCCTACTACAGCTGGAATTATGCATGGATCACCATTATCTGATGATTCATCTCTGCATTCTGATTCTGGTATATTGAATGACATTGTCAGCAATGGGGAAGTACTCCATTCAAGGCCAAAACCTCTGGATAATGCATTATATTCCCAGTGTGTGCTGGCTATGTGCACTTTGGCCAAGGATCCTTCTCCACGCATAGCAAGCCTTGGTAGAAGGGTACTGTCGATTATTGGGATTGAACAAGTGGTGACAAAATCTGTAAATTCCACTGGTAGCAGTGGTCCCAAAACTTCATCTCCAAGTCTTGCTGGACTGGCTCGTTCATCATCATGGTTTGACATGCATGCAG GTCACATTCCTTTGACATTCAGAACTCCTCCTGTCAGTCCTCCACGATCAAGCTACTTAACAGGAATGCGTAGGGTGTGTTCTTTGGAGTTCAGGCCGCACCTTATGAATTCTCCAGATTCAGGATTAGCTGATCCTCTTTTAGCTTCTGTTGGATCTTCTGGAAGCACAGAACGGAGTTTGCTTCCTCAGTCAACTATCTACAATTGGAGTTGTGGTCACTTCTCAAAGCCGCTTCTCACCACACCAGATGATACTGAAGAAATATTAGTTAGAAGGGAAGAAAGGGAAAAATTTGCACTGGAACATATTGCAATGTGTCAGCACTCTT CTGTTAGCAACCTTAATAACAGAATTGCTAGTTGGGATACAAAGTTTGAAACTGGTACAAAGACAGCCTTGCTGCAGCCTTTCTCTCCTATTGTGGTTGCCGCTGACGAGAATGAACGAATTAG GGTGTGGAATTATGAGGAAGCTACCCTTCTGAATGGGTTTGATAATCATGATTTTCCTGACAGAGGAGTTTCGAAGCTCTGTCTTGTAAACGAGCTAGATGACAGTTTGCTCCTTGTTGCttcat GTGATGGAAATATACGGATTTGGAAAGACTACACTGTGAAGGGTAAGCAAAAGCTTGTCACTGCATTTTCTTCAATCCAAGGTCATAAACCCGGTGTGCGGAGTTTGAATGCTGTTGTGGACTGGCAACAACAATCTGGATATCTG TATGCTTCGGGTGAGATATCATCCATCATGCTCTGGGACCTGGATAAAGAGCAGCTTATTCATTCTATTCCTTCATCATCAGATTGTAGCGTCTCAGCAATG TCTGCTTCTCAAGTTCATGGAGGTCAATTTACTGCTGGTTTTGTGGATGGATCTGTCAAACTCTATGATGTCCGAACACCTGAAAT GCTTGTTTGTGCTACTCGGCCGCACACGGAGAATGTAGAAAAAGTTGTGGGGATTGGCTTTCATCCTGGGCTTGATCCTGGAAAG ATTGTCAGTGCATCCCAGGCTGGTGACATGAAGTTCCTGGATATGAGAAATTATAGAGATCCCTATCTCACGATCAAGGCCCACAGGGGCTCACTCACAGCTTTAGCTGTTCATAGGCATGCCCCTATTATTGCCAGTGGATCggcaaaacaaattattaaattattcagTCTAAATGGTGAACCACTAGGCTCCATTAGATACCACCTAACCATAATGGCCCAGAAGATCGGTCCTGTAAGCTGCCTCACCTTCCATCCTTACCAGGTACTCCTTGCTGCTGGTGCTACTGATGCTTTATTCTCAATCTACGCCGATGACAACACTCAAGCAAGATGA
- the LOC133689132 gene encoding regulatory-associated protein of TOR 1 isoform X2: MALGDLMASRFSSQSPVAFVSNHYDHYPSSHEDDATDVARRDDNNNSNNNRDRDSDTASTSNYGGGNATASTTATTTTSTAYLPQTVVLCELRHEAFEASVPTGPSDSGLVSKWRPKDRMKTGYVALVLCLNISVDPPDVIKISPCARMECWTDPLSMAPQKALETIGKNLSIQYERWQPKARYKVQLDPTVDEVKKLCNTCRKYAKSERVLFHYNGHGVPKPTANGEIWLFNKSYTQYIPLPVSDLDSWLRTPSIYVFDCSAAGMVVNAFLELHDWNASGSAGSTRDCILLAACEAHETLPQSDEFPADVFTSCLTTPIKMALKWFYRRSLLCDSLDYSLIDKIPGRQNDRKTLLGELNWIFTAVTDTIAWNVLPRDLFQKLFRQDLLVASLFRNFLLAERIMRSANCSPISHPMLPPTHQHHMWDAWDMAAEICLSQLPSLVEDPNAEFQPSPFFTEQLTAFEVWLDHGFEHKKPPEQLPIVLQVLLSQCHRFRALVLLGRFLDMGRWAVDLALSVGIFPYVLKLLQTTTPELRQILVFIWTKILALDKSCQVDLVKDGGHTYFIRFLDSLEAYPEQRAMAAFVLAVIVDGHRRGQEACIKAGLIHVCLKHLQGSVPNDTPPEPLFLQWLCLCLGKLWEDFTEAQILGLQADSPAIYAPLLLEPQPEVRASAAFALATLLDVGGDVCRDGATGDDEFDDDEKIRAEISIVKSLLSAVSDGSPLVRAEVAVALARFAFGHKQHLKSIAASYWKPQSNSLLNSLPSLGHIKATGSGHANPNQYVPHASIVSSQFGPLTRVGSDSPSVVRDGRASTSSPTTAGIMHGSPLSDDSSLHSDSGILNDIVSNGEVLHSRPKPLDNALYSQCVLAMCTLAKDPSPRIASLGRRVLSIIGIEQVVTKSVNSTGSSGPKTSSPSLAGLARSSSWFDMHAGHIPLTFRTPPVSPPRSSYLTGMRRVCSLEFRPHLMNSPDSGLADPLLASVGSSGSTERSLLPQSTIYNWSCGHFSKPLLTTPDDTEEILVRREEREKFALEHIAMSVSNLNNRIASWDTKFETGTKTALLQPFSPIVVAADENERIRVWNYEEATLLNGFDNHDFPDRGVSKLCLVNELDDSLLLVASCDGNIRIWKDYTVKGKQKLVTAFSSIQGHKPGVRSLNAVVDWQQQSGYLYASGEISSIMLWDLDKEQLIHSIPSSSDCSVSAMSASQVHGGQFTAGFVDGSVKLYDVRTPEMLVCATRPHTENVEKVVGIGFHPGLDPGKIVSASQAGDMKFLDMRNYRDPYLTIKAHRGSLTALAVHRHAPIIASGSAKQIIKLFSLNGEPLGSIRYHLTIMAQKIGPVSCLTFHPYQVLLAAGATDALFSIYADDNTQAR, encoded by the exons ATGGCATTGGGAGATTTAATGGCGTCAAGATTCTCCTCACAATCTCCAGTTGCTTTTGTATCGAACCATTATGATCATTATCCGTCAAGTCACGAAGATGATGCTACTGATGTAGCCAGAAgagatgacaataataatagtaataataatagagaTAGAGATTCTGATACTGCTAGCACTAGTAATTACGGCGGAGGCAATGCCACGGCAAGCACCACCGCCACAACCACTACTAGTACGGCGTATTTGCCGCAGACTGTTGTTTTGTGTGAGCTTAGACACGAGGCATTTGAAGCTTCTGTGCCTACCGGTCCGTCTGATAGTGGACTCGTTTCGAAATGGCGGCCCAAGGACCGA ATGAAGACTGGATATGTAGCTCTAGTTTTGTGTTTAAACATCAGTGTTGATCCTCCGGATGTAATAAAGATATCCCCTTGTGCCAGAATGGAGTGCTGGACAG ATCCACTTTCAATGGCACCTCAAAAAGCTCTTGAAACAATTGGAAAAAACTTAAGCATTCAGTATGAAAGGTGGCAACCTAAG GCTCGCTACAAGGTTCAACTTGATCCTACTGTTGATGAAGTGAAGAAACTTTGTAATACATGCCGAAAATATGCCAAGTCTGAGAGAGTTTTGTTTCATTACAATGGACATGGTGTTCCAAAGCCAACTGCTAACGGTGAAATCTGGCTATTCAATAAG AGTTATACACAATACATTCCCTTGCCAGTCAGTGATCTTGATTCCTGGCTGAGAACACCGTCAATCTATGTTTTTGATTGCTCTGCTGCTGGGATGGTAGTCAATGCATTTCTGGAG CTTCATGACTGGAATGCTTCTGGCTCTGCTGGATCCACGCGGGATTGCATTTTGCTTGCAGCCTGTGAAGCACATGAGACTTTGCCACAAAGTGATGAATTTCCTGCTGATGTGTTCACTTCATGCCTCACCACTCCTATCAAGATGGCATTGAAATG GTTCTACAGACGTTCACTACTTTGTGACTCCCTTGACTACtcattaattgataaaattcctGGCCGGCAAAATGATCGTAAAACGCTTCTGGGAGAATTGAACTGGATCTTTACTGCAGTGACAGACACAATTGCTTGGAATGTTCTTCCTCGTG ATCTTTTCCAGAAGTTGTTCAGGCAAGATTTGCTAGTTGCCAGTCTGTTCAGAAATTTTTTGCTTGCTGAAAGAATTATGCGTTCGGCAAATTGTTCTCCAATTTCTCATCCAATGTTGCCACCAACCCATCAGCATCATATGTG GGATGCATGGGATATGGCTGCTGAAATTTGCCTCTCTCAGCTTCCATCTCTGGTCGAGGATCCAAATGCAGAATTCCAG CCGAGTCCTTTTTTTACTGAACAACTGACGGCTTTTGAGGTGTGGTTGGACCATGGATTTGAACATAAGAAGCCACCCGAGCAGTTGCCTATTGTTCTTCAG GTTCTGCTAAGTCAATGTCATCGGTTCCGAGCACTGGTGCTTCTAGGGAGATTCCTTGATATGGGACGCTGGGCAGTGGATCTG gcttTATCTGTTGGAATATTTCCATATGTTTTGAAGCTGTTGCAAACAACAACACCAGAACTAAGGCAAATTCTTGTATTCATATGGACAAAAATTCTAGCGCTTGATAAG TCATGCCAGGTTGATCTTGTTAAGGATGGGGGGCATACATATTTTATTAGGTTTCTCGACAGCTTGGAAGCATATCCAGAACAGCGTGCAATGGCTGCATTTGTTTTGGCTGTTATTGTTGATGGACACAGACGGGGCCAGGAAGCCTGTATTAAAGCTGGTTTGATTCATGTGTGCTTGAAGCACCTTCAAGGTTCAGTGCCAAATGACACACCACCTGAACCCTTGTTTCTTCAGTGGCTTTGCCTCTGCCTGGGAAAGCTGTGGGAGGATTTCACAGAGGCTCAGATACTAGGTCTGCAGGCTGACTCCCCAGCAATATATGCTCCTCTACTGTTGGAGCCCCAACCAGAG GTTAGGGCTTCTGCTGCATTTGCACTGGCCACCTTGCTTGATGTTGGGGGTGATGTCTGCAGGGATGGTGCTACTGGAGATGatgagtttgatgatgatgaaaaaattagAGCTGAAATTAGTATTGTTAAAAGTCTATTAAGTGCTGTTTCAGATGGAAGTCCTCTGGTCAGGGCGGAGGTTGCTGTAG CTCTGGCACGCTTTGCATTTGGCCACAAACAGCACCTCAAGTCAATTGCTGCCTCCTATTGGAAACCTCAGTCTAattctctactcaactcattACCTTCTTTGGGCCATATAAAAGCTACAGGTAGTGGACATGCCAACCCTAATCAGTATGTGCCACATGCAAGTATTGTTTCATCTCAATTTGGCCCTCTGACAAGAGTTGGTAGTGACAGCCCATCCGTGGTTCGAGATGGAAGGGCTTCCACTAGCAGTCCTACTACAGCTGGAATTATGCATGGATCACCATTATCTGATGATTCATCTCTGCATTCTGATTCTGGTATATTGAATGACATTGTCAGCAATGGGGAAGTACTCCATTCAAGGCCAAAACCTCTGGATAATGCATTATATTCCCAGTGTGTGCTGGCTATGTGCACTTTGGCCAAGGATCCTTCTCCACGCATAGCAAGCCTTGGTAGAAGGGTACTGTCGATTATTGGGATTGAACAAGTGGTGACAAAATCTGTAAATTCCACTGGTAGCAGTGGTCCCAAAACTTCATCTCCAAGTCTTGCTGGACTGGCTCGTTCATCATCATGGTTTGACATGCATGCAG GTCACATTCCTTTGACATTCAGAACTCCTCCTGTCAGTCCTCCACGATCAAGCTACTTAACAGGAATGCGTAGGGTGTGTTCTTTGGAGTTCAGGCCGCACCTTATGAATTCTCCAGATTCAGGATTAGCTGATCCTCTTTTAGCTTCTGTTGGATCTTCTGGAAGCACAGAACGGAGTTTGCTTCCTCAGTCAACTATCTACAATTGGAGTTGTGGTCACTTCTCAAAGCCGCTTCTCACCACACCAGATGATACTGAAGAAATATTAGTTAGAAGGGAAGAAAGGGAAAAATTTGCACTGGAACATATTGCAATGT CTGTTAGCAACCTTAATAACAGAATTGCTAGTTGGGATACAAAGTTTGAAACTGGTACAAAGACAGCCTTGCTGCAGCCTTTCTCTCCTATTGTGGTTGCCGCTGACGAGAATGAACGAATTAG GGTGTGGAATTATGAGGAAGCTACCCTTCTGAATGGGTTTGATAATCATGATTTTCCTGACAGAGGAGTTTCGAAGCTCTGTCTTGTAAACGAGCTAGATGACAGTTTGCTCCTTGTTGCttcat GTGATGGAAATATACGGATTTGGAAAGACTACACTGTGAAGGGTAAGCAAAAGCTTGTCACTGCATTTTCTTCAATCCAAGGTCATAAACCCGGTGTGCGGAGTTTGAATGCTGTTGTGGACTGGCAACAACAATCTGGATATCTG TATGCTTCGGGTGAGATATCATCCATCATGCTCTGGGACCTGGATAAAGAGCAGCTTATTCATTCTATTCCTTCATCATCAGATTGTAGCGTCTCAGCAATG TCTGCTTCTCAAGTTCATGGAGGTCAATTTACTGCTGGTTTTGTGGATGGATCTGTCAAACTCTATGATGTCCGAACACCTGAAAT GCTTGTTTGTGCTACTCGGCCGCACACGGAGAATGTAGAAAAAGTTGTGGGGATTGGCTTTCATCCTGGGCTTGATCCTGGAAAG ATTGTCAGTGCATCCCAGGCTGGTGACATGAAGTTCCTGGATATGAGAAATTATAGAGATCCCTATCTCACGATCAAGGCCCACAGGGGCTCACTCACAGCTTTAGCTGTTCATAGGCATGCCCCTATTATTGCCAGTGGATCggcaaaacaaattattaaattattcagTCTAAATGGTGAACCACTAGGCTCCATTAGATACCACCTAACCATAATGGCCCAGAAGATCGGTCCTGTAAGCTGCCTCACCTTCCATCCTTACCAGGTACTCCTTGCTGCTGGTGCTACTGATGCTTTATTCTCAATCTACGCCGATGACAACACTCAAGCAAGATGA
- the LOC133689133 gene encoding TOM1-like protein 6 has protein sequence MALAMGMGLGSSSSATVAVDKATSDLLIGPDWTMNIDICDSVNSHHWQAKDVVKALKKRLQHKSPKVQLLALTLLETMVKNCGDYVHFQIAEKNVLGEMVKIIKKKTDMHVRDKILALLDSWQEAFGGPGGKHPQYYWAYEELRRAGVEFPQRSLDAAPIFTPPATNPTLRLTQPGYGMPSNSSRRLDETMAAEIECLSLSGLDSMWDVMELLNDMLQAVNPGNHEAIKDEVIVDLVDRCRSNQKKLMQMLATTGDEELLGKGLELNDSMQILLANHDAIASGSPMPTQVTSLCAKPSEGWSSDIKPTEARDASPRSTTNSTIPVPNVSRSAIDEEDEEEDGFAQLARRHSKTRSMSSQSSCGTNGALVPLDAGMPIASTSSPCSALALPDPPAPVRTMKEQDMIDFLSLTLSTSTSPHTPPVSKTMPQIHVSSNTQGYPYVSQTYPVNHGPIPYSSYVVPWAQPQTQQHQVRPPSQPQLQHQTQQHQLPPPSQPLQQLQPQPQQQAVPQPQLYLQPQSQPQLHPQFQLQHPRYSSCYPPPPWAACTGNLNNQNHMSPTNNMFSSPRANKTASYTPVQAARPVRQFNSFPTKAGNGSTMNGDPWMSSASRIPAAPGQKQSFVPPYRLFEDLNVLGNADGRYTMTSSRPPSLSGSSGESMVGGRK, from the exons atGGCTCTTGCTATGGGGATGGGTTTGGGTTCGTCTTCTTCGGCAACAGTAGCCGTTGATAAAGCAACAAGCGATCTTTTAATCGGTCCTGATTGGACCATGAATATTGATATTTGTGACTCCGTTAATTCTCATCACTg GCAAGCCAAAGATGTagtgaaagctttgaagaaaAGGTTGCAGCACAAGAGCCCTAAAGTCCAACTACTCGCTTTGACG CTTTTGGAGACAATGGTGAAGAACTGTGGTGATTATGTCCATTTTCAAATTGCTGAAAAGAATGTATTGGGGGAAATGGTGAAAATCATAAAGAAGAAG ACAGATATGCATGTGAGAGATAAGATTCTGGCTTTGCTTGATTCGTGGCAAGAGGCATTTGGTGGGCCTGGAGGAAAACATCCTCAGTATTATTGGGCATATGAGGAATTAAGG CGTGCTGGAGTTGAATTTCCCCAGCGATCATTAGATGCAGCTCCAATATTTACACCACCGGCAACCAATCCAACATTGAGGCTTACCCAACCTGGTTATGGAATGCCTAGCAATTCTTCTAGAAGACTTGATGAAACAATGGCTGCAGAGATTGAATGCTTAAG TTTGTCAGGCTTGGATTCCATGTGGGATGTTATGGAGCTCTTGAATGATATGCTGCAAGCTGTTAACCCTGGAAACCATGAG GCTATAAAAGATGAAGTGATAGTTGATCTTGTCGACCGGTGTCGGTCGAACCAGAAAAAGTTGATGCAGATGCTAGCTACAACAGG GGACGAGGAACTTCTTGGTAAGGGTCTCGAACTAAATGACAGTATGCAAATCTTGCTTGCAAACCATGATGCTATTGCTTCTGGCTCTCCAATGCCAACTCAAGTTACAAGCTTATGCGCCAAACCAAGTGAAGGATGGTCCTCAGACATCAAGCCGACTGAAGCAAGGGATGCCAGCCCAAGATCTACAACTAATTCCACCATACCAGTTCCTAATGTGTCAAGGAGCGCTATAGATGAAGAGGATGAAGAGGAGGATGGCTTCGCACAGCTAGCTCGGAG GCATTCCAAAACACGTTCCATGTCATCTCAAAGCTCATGTGGAACAAACGGGGCTCTTGTGCCATTGGATGCTGGCATGCCCATTGCATCAACCTCTTCCCCATGCAGTGCTCTGGCTCTTCCTGATCCACCTGCACCAGTAAGAACCATGAAAGAGCAGGATATGATTGACTTTTTGAGCCTCACCTTGTCAACATCAACCTCCCCTCACACCCCACCAGTCTCCAAAACCATGCCTCAAATACATGTTTCCTCCAATACACAAGGTTATCCGTATGTTTCTCAAACTTATCCTGTAAACCATGGGCCCATTCCATACAGCAGCTATGTCGTTCCATGGGCCCAGCCTCAAACTCAGCAGCACCAAGTACGACCTCCATCTCAACCCCAGTTACAGCATCAAACTCAGCAGCACCAGTTACCACCTCCATCTCAACCACTGCAACAGTTGCAACCTCAACCCCAGCAGCAAGCGGTGCCTCAGCCTCAGCTGTACTTGCAGCCCCAATCTCAACCACAATTACATCCTCAGTTCCAGTTGCAACATCCTCGGTACTCGTCTTGCTACCCACCTCCACCCTGGGCAGCTTGCACTGGTAATCTCAACAACCAAAATCACATGTCTCCTacaaataatatgttttcatcTCCCCGGGCCAACAAAACTGCATCTTATACACCGGTGCAAGCTGCTAGACCTGTGCGACAATTTAACTCATTTCCCACAAAAGCAGGCAATGGATCAACCATGAATGGTGATCCTTGGATGAGTTCCGCCTCTAGGATACCTGCAGCTCCAGGACAAAAGCAGTCCTTTGTTCCCCCATACAGGTTGTTTGAAGATCTAAATGTTCTTGGAAATGCGGATGGAAGGTATACAATGACTAGCAGCAGACCACCAAGCTTGTCAGGATCATCTGGCGAAAGTATGGTCGGTGGGAGGAAGTGA